Proteins encoded within one genomic window of Rossellomorea vietnamensis:
- the pyk gene encoding pyruvate kinase: MRKTKIVCTIGPASESVEKLSQLIEAGMNVSRLNFSHGDHDEHGQRIINIREAAEKAGKTVGILLDTKGPEIRTNNMQDGAIELTQGSNIIVSMKEVLGTTEKFSVTYEGLIDDVHVGSKILLDDGLIGLEVTEIDKANGEIHTHVANSGTLKNKKGVNVPGVSVNLPGITDKDASDIVFGIGQGVDFIAASFVRRASDVLEIRQLLEEHNASHIQIIPKIENQEGVDNIDEILEVSDGLMVARGDLGVEIPAEEVPLVQKMLIKKCNSLGKPVITATQMLDSMQRNPRPTRAEASDVANAIFDGTDAIMLSGETAAGSYPVEAVQTMHNIASRAETALDYNAILSSRSKDSEHNMTDAIGQSVAYTALNLDVNAIVAPTESGHTARMISKYRPKAPIVAVTGTDSVSRRLALVWGVYPTVGRKVTTTDEMLDMAVEESVNSGMTKHGDRIVITAGVPIGESGTTNLMKIHVVGDVVAKGQGIGRKSAYGKAVVATSAEEAVKNMTDGGVLVTIGTDKEMMPALEKCSALIVEEGGLTSHAAVVGINLGIPVVVGVDHATSLFKNGQEITVDATHGVIYNGYASVL; encoded by the coding sequence ATGAGAAAAACGAAAATAGTATGTACGATCGGTCCTGCCAGTGAAAGTGTAGAGAAGTTATCTCAACTGATCGAAGCCGGAATGAACGTTTCCCGCTTGAACTTTTCACATGGTGACCATGATGAGCACGGACAACGCATCATCAATATCCGCGAAGCAGCAGAAAAAGCCGGTAAGACAGTAGGGATCCTGCTTGATACAAAAGGTCCGGAAATCCGCACAAACAATATGCAGGACGGAGCGATCGAATTAACTCAAGGATCCAATATCATCGTTTCCATGAAAGAAGTACTGGGAACAACTGAGAAATTCTCCGTTACATACGAAGGATTGATCGATGATGTTCATGTTGGTTCCAAAATTCTTCTTGATGACGGTCTGATCGGGTTGGAAGTAACGGAAATCGACAAAGCCAACGGTGAAATCCATACACATGTTGCCAACAGCGGTACACTTAAAAATAAAAAAGGTGTAAACGTACCGGGCGTTTCTGTGAACCTTCCTGGGATCACTGATAAGGATGCCAGTGATATCGTATTCGGTATCGGACAAGGCGTTGACTTTATCGCAGCATCATTCGTACGTCGTGCATCTGATGTACTTGAAATCCGTCAATTACTGGAAGAGCATAATGCGTCTCATATTCAAATCATCCCTAAGATCGAAAATCAAGAGGGTGTAGACAACATCGATGAAATCCTTGAAGTATCTGACGGATTGATGGTGGCACGTGGAGACCTTGGTGTGGAAATCCCTGCTGAGGAAGTACCACTTGTGCAAAAAATGCTGATCAAGAAATGTAATTCTCTTGGTAAGCCTGTCATCACAGCAACTCAAATGCTTGATTCTATGCAGCGTAACCCAAGACCGACAAGAGCGGAAGCAAGTGACGTTGCCAACGCCATTTTTGATGGAACAGATGCGATCATGCTTTCTGGTGAGACGGCGGCAGGTTCTTACCCTGTAGAAGCGGTTCAAACGATGCATAATATCGCGTCAAGAGCAGAAACGGCCCTTGATTACAATGCGATCCTATCTTCCCGAAGCAAAGACAGCGAGCACAATATGACGGATGCCATCGGTCAATCCGTAGCATATACAGCTCTTAATCTTGATGTGAATGCCATTGTCGCTCCGACTGAGAGTGGCCACACGGCACGCATGATCTCTAAATACCGTCCGAAAGCACCAATCGTTGCCGTGACTGGTACAGACTCTGTATCACGCCGCCTGGCACTTGTATGGGGTGTCTACCCTACAGTCGGCCGCAAAGTGACGACAACCGATGAAATGCTTGATATGGCAGTAGAAGAGAGCGTCAACTCAGGTATGACGAAGCACGGAGACCGCATCGTCATCACAGCGGGTGTTCCGATCGGTGAATCCGGAACGACGAACCTGATGAAAATCCACGTAGTGGGCGATGTCGTTGCAAAAGGTCAAGGAATCGGACGTAAATCTGCATACGGTAAAGCAGTCGTTGCCACATCAGCTGAAGAAGCGGTGAAGAACATGACTGATGGTGGCGTCCTTGTCACAATCGGCACGGACAAAGAAATGATGCCTGCCCTTGAAAAATGTTCAGCACTGATCGTTGAAGAAGGCGGTCTGACAAGTCACGCAGCCGTAGTCGGAATCAACCTTGGAATTCCTGTTGTGGTCGGAGTCGACCATGCCACTTCACTATTCAAGAATGGCCAGGAAATCACGGTGGATGCGACTCATGGCGTGATTTATAATGGGTATGCGAGTGTATTGTAA
- a CDS encoding FxsA family protein: MRYMLLLLIIIPALEIGLLVLSGQAIGLVPTVLLIIMTGILGAYLAKKQGIETIRKAQRDMQYGQMPGEAIMDGLCILVGGIVLLTPGFITDALGFLLLLPATRRMFKPFFYRLFKRLINKGNVIIYR; this comes from the coding sequence ATGAGATATATGCTTTTACTATTGATTATCATACCGGCACTTGAAATTGGCTTATTGGTCCTTTCCGGACAGGCCATTGGTCTCGTCCCGACCGTGTTATTGATTATTATGACAGGGATCCTTGGAGCGTACCTTGCGAAGAAGCAGGGGATCGAGACGATAAGGAAGGCTCAGCGGGACATGCAGTATGGTCAGATGCCCGGGGAGGCCATCATGGATGGTTTGTGTATACTGGTGGGCGGAATCGTCCTGCTGACACCGGGATTCATTACGGATGCCCTTGGATTTCTCTTATTGCTCCCGGCCACGAGGAGAATGTTCAAGCCATTCTTCTATCGGTTATTTAAACGCTTGATCAACAAAGGGAACGTCATCATATACAGATAA
- the ytvI gene encoding sporulation integral membrane protein YtvI has product MNLDYVYRTIRFLIVLSIIILSLISLYYIWKLAYPFIIAVAIALLINPLVNGLEKWLPRIWAVTVSLILIVAIFAGLITLLIAEIVSGANYLAEELPKHVQTLVTYAEDIIVGQVIPLYNQLAGLFKNLEAGQQDTILENVQTAGTKIATSAGDFLQNFFTKLPQLISWIPNAASVLIFAALATFFISKDWYTLSAKAEKIIPGKAMSSGRKVFFDLKRALFGFIRAQFTLISITAIIVLIGLIILRVDYAITIALVTGLVDILPYLGTGAVFVPWIIYEFITGNTGLGIGLSVLYLVVVVQRQIMEPKVLSSSIGLDPLATLIALFVGFKLIGFLGLIVGPVVLVILSTLKRAGVFEDTWKFIMGVK; this is encoded by the coding sequence TTGAATTTAGATTATGTTTATCGAACGATCCGCTTTTTGATCGTTCTCTCGATCATCATTCTCTCATTGATTTCACTCTATTACATATGGAAACTTGCTTATCCATTCATCATCGCCGTTGCCATCGCCTTGTTGATCAATCCCCTGGTGAACGGGCTGGAGAAATGGCTCCCGAGGATATGGGCCGTCACCGTGTCCCTCATCTTGATCGTTGCCATTTTCGCAGGTCTCATCACATTATTGATTGCCGAAATCGTTTCCGGAGCCAATTATTTGGCAGAAGAACTGCCTAAGCATGTTCAAACCCTTGTTACATATGCAGAGGATATCATTGTCGGACAGGTCATCCCTCTCTACAATCAGCTCGCAGGATTATTCAAAAATCTTGAAGCCGGCCAGCAGGATACGATTCTCGAAAATGTCCAGACTGCCGGAACGAAAATTGCGACGTCGGCTGGTGATTTCCTGCAAAACTTTTTTACCAAACTGCCCCAGTTGATCTCGTGGATCCCAAATGCTGCGTCCGTCCTGATCTTCGCGGCGCTCGCTACATTCTTCATAAGCAAGGATTGGTATACATTATCTGCCAAAGCGGAGAAAATCATTCCGGGTAAGGCGATGAGCAGTGGGAGAAAAGTGTTCTTCGACTTAAAACGGGCACTGTTCGGTTTCATCCGTGCTCAATTCACTCTCATTTCCATCACAGCGATCATCGTTCTGATCGGTTTGATCATCCTGAGAGTAGATTACGCAATCACCATCGCACTCGTGACAGGTCTCGTGGATATCCTCCCTTATCTCGGGACAGGGGCAGTATTCGTGCCGTGGATCATCTATGAATTCATTACAGGCAATACAGGATTGGGGATCGGGCTTTCGGTCCTGTACCTGGTCGTAGTCGTCCAGCGGCAGATCATGGAACCGAAAGTGCTGTCTTCAAGCATCGGACTCGATCCCTTGGCCACCCTTATTGCTTTATTTGTCGGGTTTAAGCTCATCGGTTTTCTCGGACTGATCGTCGGTCCTGTTGTACTGGTGATATTATCAACTTTAAAAAGAGCAGGGGTATTTGAAGATACTTGGAAATTCATCATGGGTGTGAAATAA
- a CDS encoding DUF441 domain-containing protein, which translates to MTQPFMFLLLLLGIGLIAKNQSIIIAVAFLLVLKLLGLDEKMFATIQSKGINWGVTIITIAVLAPIATGEIGFKDLFDSLKSPYAWIALASGMAVALIAKNGLILLEDDPHLTTALVLGTVLAVALFKGVAVGPLIGAGIAYLAMKLYELFL; encoded by the coding sequence ATGACTCAGCCATTCATGTTTTTACTGCTTTTATTGGGAATCGGGCTGATAGCGAAAAATCAATCCATTATTATAGCCGTAGCATTTCTACTTGTACTAAAGCTGCTTGGGCTTGATGAGAAAATGTTCGCGACGATTCAGTCGAAAGGCATTAACTGGGGTGTGACGATCATTACCATTGCCGTCCTTGCACCGATTGCAACAGGGGAAATCGGCTTTAAGGATCTCTTTGATTCGTTGAAGTCCCCTTATGCCTGGATTGCACTCGCCTCTGGAATGGCAGTGGCTTTGATTGCAAAGAATGGGTTGATTCTACTGGAAGATGACCCCCACCTGACAACGGCCCTCGTTCTTGGCACGGTGCTAGCCGTCGCTCTCTTTAAAGGGGTTGCGGTAGGGCCTTTGATCGGCGCCGGGATCGCCTATCTTGCTATGAAATTGTATGAATTATTTCTGTAA
- the citZ gene encoding citrate synthase gives MTATRGLEGVVATTSSISSIIDDTLTYVGYNIDDLANNASFEEVIYLLWHLKLPNASELKEFTELLAANAELPKEVIEHFKMYNIKEVHPMAALRSAVSLLGLYDDKADVMEDKENYLKAVRLQAKIPTIVTSFARIRNGQEPIAPRQDLGFAANFLYMLTGKDPEPVEVEAFNKALVLHADHELNASTFTARVCVATLSDVYSGVTAAIGALKGPLHGGANEQVMKMLTEIGSVDKAEEYILDKLEKKEKIMGFGHRVYRQGDPRAKHLKEMSKKLTELTGQSKYYEMSVKVEDVFTSNKGLPPNVDFYSASVYHSLGIDHDLFTPIFAVSRVSGWLAHILEQYSNNRLIRPRADYVGPGKQQYVPVEQRG, from the coding sequence ATGACAGCAACTCGCGGATTAGAAGGAGTTGTAGCGACGACATCGTCCATCAGTTCAATCATTGACGATACTCTTACATATGTTGGCTACAACATTGATGATTTAGCAAATAATGCAAGCTTCGAAGAGGTTATCTACTTATTATGGCATCTGAAACTGCCAAATGCATCAGAACTTAAGGAATTTACAGAGCTGTTAGCAGCGAACGCTGAATTGCCTAAGGAAGTCATCGAGCATTTCAAGATGTACAACATCAAGGAAGTCCATCCGATGGCCGCTTTACGTTCAGCTGTATCCCTGCTTGGGTTGTATGATGATAAAGCAGACGTGATGGAAGATAAGGAAAACTATCTGAAAGCCGTTCGCCTTCAAGCGAAGATCCCGACGATCGTTACGAGCTTTGCCCGTATCCGCAACGGTCAGGAACCGATTGCACCACGTCAGGACTTAGGTTTTGCAGCTAACTTCCTATACATGCTGACAGGGAAAGATCCTGAGCCTGTTGAAGTTGAAGCATTCAATAAAGCGCTTGTCCTTCACGCGGACCATGAGTTAAACGCTTCCACATTCACAGCACGTGTTTGTGTCGCGACTCTATCAGACGTCTATTCAGGTGTTACCGCTGCGATCGGTGCCTTAAAAGGACCTCTTCACGGTGGGGCAAATGAGCAGGTTATGAAGATGCTTACTGAAATCGGTTCTGTCGATAAAGCAGAAGAGTACATCCTCGACAAACTGGAGAAGAAAGAAAAGATCATGGGCTTCGGTCACCGTGTATACCGTCAGGGAGATCCACGTGCCAAGCACCTGAAAGAAATGTCCAAGAAATTAACTGAATTGACAGGACAAAGTAAATACTACGAAATGTCCGTTAAGGTTGAAGATGTATTCACATCTAATAAAGGCTTACCGCCAAATGTTGATTTCTACTCAGCATCTGTTTACCACAGCTTAGGTATCGATCATGACTTATTCACTCCGATCTTTGCTGTAAGCCGTGTATCCGGCTGGTTGGCACACATCCTGGAACAATATTCAAATAACCGCCTGATCCGTCCTCGTGCTGATTATGTAGGGCCTGGCAAGCAACAATACGTGCCGGTTGAACAAAGAGGTTAA
- the icd gene encoding NADP-dependent isocitrate dehydrogenase: protein MTQGEKITNQNGQLNVPNNPIVPFIEGDGTGPDIWAAAQRVLDASVEKAYKGERKISWKEVYAGEKAFNKTGEWLPNDTLEAIREYFIAIKGPLTTPVGGGIRSLNVALRQELDLFTCLRPVRYFEGVPSPVKRPEDTDMVIFRENTEDIYAGIEYAKGSDEVKKLISFLQDEMGVNKIRFPETSGIGIKPVSEEGTSRLVRAAINYAITEGRKSVTLVHKGNIMKFTEGAFKNWGYEIAEKEFGDKVFTWAQYDKIKDADGLDAANKAQSDAEAAGKIIVKDSIADIFLQQILTRPAEFDVVATMNLNGDYISDALAAQVGGIGIAPGANINYETGHAIFEATHGTAPKYAGMDKVNPSSVILSGVLMLEHLGWTEAANLITKSMEKTIASKVVTYDFARLMDGATEVKCSEFGSALIDNMEA from the coding sequence ATGACACAAGGTGAAAAAATTACAAACCAGAATGGCCAACTTAATGTGCCTAACAATCCAATCGTCCCATTCATTGAAGGTGACGGAACGGGTCCAGATATTTGGGCAGCAGCTCAACGCGTCCTGGATGCTTCTGTAGAGAAAGCATACAAAGGCGAACGCAAGATTTCCTGGAAAGAAGTATATGCTGGGGAAAAAGCATTCAACAAAACGGGTGAATGGCTTCCAAACGATACACTAGAAGCAATCCGTGAATATTTCATCGCGATCAAAGGTCCACTTACGACTCCTGTCGGCGGCGGAATCCGTTCATTGAACGTGGCTCTTCGCCAGGAATTGGATCTATTCACATGCCTGCGTCCAGTACGCTACTTCGAAGGTGTTCCTTCTCCGGTTAAGCGTCCTGAAGATACTGACATGGTCATCTTCCGTGAAAATACTGAAGATATCTATGCAGGTATCGAGTACGCTAAAGGTTCTGACGAAGTGAAAAAATTAATCAGCTTCCTTCAAGACGAAATGGGCGTTAACAAAATCCGTTTCCCAGAAACATCAGGTATCGGAATCAAGCCTGTGTCTGAAGAAGGGACAAGCCGTTTAGTCCGTGCAGCAATCAACTACGCGATCACTGAAGGCCGTAAATCTGTAACACTTGTTCACAAAGGGAACATCATGAAGTTCACTGAAGGAGCATTCAAAAACTGGGGTTACGAAATTGCTGAGAAAGAATTCGGCGACAAAGTATTCACTTGGGCTCAATATGACAAGATCAAAGATGCTGACGGATTGGACGCTGCAAACAAAGCTCAATCTGATGCTGAAGCAGCAGGTAAGATCATTGTGAAAGATTCAATCGCTGATATCTTCTTACAACAGATCCTTACTCGTCCAGCTGAGTTCGATGTAGTGGCAACAATGAACCTAAACGGAGATTACATCTCTGACGCACTTGCTGCTCAAGTTGGTGGAATCGGTATCGCTCCTGGAGCAAACATCAACTACGAAACAGGACATGCCATCTTTGAGGCGACTCATGGAACGGCACCTAAATATGCAGGTATGGATAAAGTGAATCCTTCATCTGTCATCCTTTCAGGTGTGCTTATGCTTGAACACCTTGGCTGGACAGAAGCTGCTAACCTGATCACAAAATCAATGGAAAAAACAATCGCTTCTAAAGTGGTAACATATGACTTCGCCCGTCTGATGGATGGCGCGACAGAAGTGAAATGCTCTGAGTTCGGTTCTGCTTTAATCGATAACATGGAAGCATAA
- the mdh gene encoding malate dehydrogenase, translating to MAIKRRKVSVIGGGFTGATTALMLAQKELGDVVLVDIPQNEDPTKGKALDMLEASPVQGFDSTINGTSNYEDTKDSDIVVITAGIARKPGMSRDDLVQTNQKVMKSVTQQIVKHSPDCYIIVLTNPVDAMTYTVFKESGFPKERVIGQSGVLDTARFRTFVAQELNLSVKDITGFVLGGHGDDMVPLIRYSYAGGIPLETLIPKDRLDAIVERTRKGGGEIVGLLGNGSAYYAPAASLVQMVEAILKDQRRVIPAIAYLEGEYGFEGIYLGVPTILGGNGLEKIIELELTEDEKAALSNSADAVKNVMSSLA from the coding sequence ATGGCAATTAAACGTAGAAAAGTATCTGTGATCGGTGGAGGTTTCACCGGGGCGACAACGGCACTGATGCTCGCCCAGAAAGAGCTTGGAGATGTTGTATTGGTTGATATTCCGCAAAACGAGGATCCAACGAAAGGGAAGGCACTCGATATGCTTGAGGCAAGTCCTGTACAGGGCTTTGATTCAACCATCAACGGTACGTCCAATTATGAAGATACGAAGGACTCGGATATCGTTGTTATCACTGCCGGGATTGCCCGTAAACCGGGTATGAGCCGTGATGATCTGGTTCAGACCAATCAAAAGGTCATGAAATCAGTGACTCAGCAAATCGTGAAGCACTCACCTGACTGTTACATCATCGTACTGACCAATCCCGTGGATGCCATGACCTATACAGTCTTCAAGGAATCCGGTTTCCCGAAAGAGCGCGTGATCGGACAATCAGGAGTCCTGGATACAGCCCGCTTCCGCACCTTTGTCGCACAGGAATTAAACCTGTCCGTGAAGGATATTACAGGATTCGTCCTCGGCGGTCACGGTGATGACATGGTCCCTCTTATTCGTTACTCATACGCTGGAGGCATCCCTCTGGAGACACTTATCCCGAAAGACCGCCTCGACGCCATCGTGGAGCGCACCCGTAAAGGCGGAGGAGAAATCGTGGGACTTCTCGGTAACGGAAGTGCCTACTATGCACCGGCCGCATCCCTCGTCCAAATGGTCGAAGCCATCCTTAAAGACCAGCGCCGCGTCATCCCGGCCATCGCCTACCTAGAAGGCGAATACGGATTCGAAGGCATCTACCTCGGCGTCCCGACCATCCTAGGAGGAAACGGCCTAGAGAAAATCATCGAACTCGAACTCACAGAAGACGAAAAAGCCGCACTTTCCAACTCAGCCGACGCAGTGAAAAACGTCATGTCTTCATTGGCTTAA
- a CDS encoding MaoC family dehydratase translates to MLLGKKRKLGRKIEEMTVGEKLTLTEKIEDNELLLYLGLTNDANPLYIQHDYASQTPFKKPIVPSIMLTGIITSAVSKYLPGPGSHIVEQTIEFPKPVYHYATVQFLFEVTEVNPHNHLVTIQVSATNEEDEKVINGTIKVCPPHHLEKMNSHALENF, encoded by the coding sequence ATGTTATTAGGGAAAAAGAGAAAACTGGGAAGAAAAATCGAAGAAATGACCGTCGGTGAAAAACTGACCCTCACAGAAAAAATTGAAGACAATGAACTTCTTCTATACCTGGGCCTCACAAATGATGCCAATCCATTATATATCCAGCACGATTATGCCTCACAGACACCCTTTAAAAAGCCGATCGTTCCATCTATCATGCTGACGGGGATCATTACATCGGCGGTGTCGAAGTATCTGCCGGGACCGGGCTCCCATATCGTGGAGCAAACCATTGAATTTCCAAAGCCGGTCTATCATTATGCAACAGTTCAATTCCTCTTTGAAGTGACAGAAGTCAATCCACATAACCATCTGGTTACCATCCAGGTATCGGCTACGAACGAGGAAGATGAAAAGGTGATCAACGGAACCATCAAGGTGTGTCCGCCTCATCACCTGGAAAAAATGAATAGTCATGCATTGGAAAACTTCTAA
- a CDS encoding response regulator transcription factor, whose product MSKKILVVDDEQSIATLLKYNLEQSGYSVTTAHDGAEGRDLAIEQSPDLIVLDLMLPSMDGIEVCKELRQRKINIPILMLTAKDDEFDKVLGLELGADDYMTKPFSPREVVARVKAILRRSQAIRETEPAAEEPTDYKEVGELKVYPEQYEAYFQGELLELTPKEFELLLYLTDNKGRVLTRDQLLSAVWNYDFAGDTRIVDVHISHLREKIESNTKKPTYIKTIRGLGYKLEEPKNR is encoded by the coding sequence ATGAGCAAAAAAATCTTGGTAGTCGATGATGAACAATCCATTGCAACACTCTTAAAGTACAATCTGGAGCAATCCGGTTATTCAGTGACAACAGCACATGACGGAGCGGAAGGAAGGGATCTTGCGATTGAACAGTCCCCGGACTTGATCGTCCTTGACCTGATGCTTCCGTCCATGGATGGAATCGAGGTATGCAAAGAATTGCGGCAGCGAAAAATCAATATCCCGATCCTGATGTTAACGGCGAAGGATGATGAATTCGATAAAGTCCTCGGTTTGGAGCTTGGTGCAGATGACTATATGACAAAACCGTTCAGCCCCCGTGAAGTGGTGGCGAGGGTGAAGGCGATCCTAAGGCGAAGTCAGGCCATTCGGGAAACGGAACCGGCTGCCGAAGAACCGACCGATTATAAGGAAGTCGGGGAACTAAAGGTATACCCTGAACAATATGAGGCGTATTTCCAAGGAGAATTACTTGAACTGACACCAAAGGAATTCGAGCTTTTATTATATTTGACGGATAACAAAGGAAGAGTCCTTACGAGGGATCAGCTGCTGAGTGCGGTATGGAACTACGACTTTGCAGGAGATACGAGAATCGTGGATGTGCATATCAGCCATCTACGGGAAAAAATTGAGTCCAATACGAAAAAACCAACCTATATCAAAACGATTCGTGGTCTCGGGTATAAATTGGAGGAGCCTAAAAATCGATGA